One window from the genome of Ammospiza nelsoni isolate bAmmNel1 chromosome 16, bAmmNel1.pri, whole genome shotgun sequence encodes:
- the PROB1 gene encoding proline-rich basic protein 1, with the protein MRLASAAPAGAGRVHVIRACSEPPPAAAAGTGGSTRSSQRPRQSGPGPEQRSPAPAEAPALLAATMPRGKREPVLLNPAELPGPQGEGPRGAGDGRRSAEEEEEEDGHLPGLPRDDLTKSMSSSSLSSYHSALCSDGTETFKDCLEFPDEEGSPGRAAPARWAPAGAPGAPPPPGPLARPQRAQLSSAAKNSPAPGQGGRMGPLGGDRQPVPAAGEPAVPRQPGPMLAGAPSDSDEVDGEVQALTARAFRSLSGLPGARLDMCSSHTSSSLSNSLSEDGGRPRRWPAGAGEPRVAGTALHGRVGWPFPAGVDGELLGKEQFECVDVELENGEARKGHGKKRTVPKRQILLKRKERKETGFGPRGDGPAPQPPARKEPPSKGRAVGEDFRFNYQQFMKAASLEAGTDRTRAASCLVKNVLAKKMQYEQRIKMEQKGLRGSSTSSGPSSAGTDLLGDALEGKSSSLSRSDCSFSAEDLRGGGMARAAAGSAATTTHPTKGVVLSEATRETVCNLRKTFNELNQRMKYQEVLEGRWLPAAAEEHTSERICYQRARALFEAQPGVGKVLDVAPRFARAPRPWPSLKERAIGPIHSQSLPFKAESRALPAAPPRRPFASSRAHEARPQPPSRPEKPPAAPRRPPSPGTAPAPRGSPPPAPPKPQEKGKGRVPQPRDVRKLVKSSYSLKFGTAGASRGTAASSGEPPPAAPLVIHCTSVRREPPPEPPGEEVPAAPGREPAPACAEGPARPPHSSPINITRVQATRRGAAPPEEPPASPPRRERSELRLPPRAERVPHVETHLHVLVGRPGPESCPAQSSALLRAEKTVLLPPPSPAEGKELRGRGSSGALPAAEGPEPPGQRPRSGDSRDPRAGAPGGSSAGGEPGAGKQRQQQPGSGRRLSVGSGGSAGGSGPAAPLRAGDSGEGSPGRLPEHREAWEHSPLWPAAPEPYPPAAPAENSNYLAIPERAPKSTLMPKLPSVPNPGSASFGTPFVPVPASTSFGGHSAPNPASASFGTSMVTNVTSSSFGFPSASSLASTSFGAPLVSNSNKSFGAPLVPNPSSASFGNPLVPNPSSASFGSPLVPHPSSVSFGSQLVSNASNVSFGSPVVPNPSSASFGNPLIPNPSSASFGSPLVPNPSSASFGSPLVPNPSSASFGNPLIPNPGSSSFGSPMVSNPVPTSLGHPSVSNVAGSFFGSPFVPSPASAPLGTGAYSLPAGEVPWSKPSPEPPLPRPPEGSAAVEPPAQPHLEDAPPFLRRSEGPSPSGRSRQSPPKPFPAAVPAQRRMLVDPSSGKCYYMEPPRQPQMKTLYDPETGQYLEVLVPPVASHTGLYQAPFNPLVMAPGVYSPPYAPYGGFPGLPAPAPAAPSPPHPSLPPADNPGTPGSAAKGEGSSPAGGPDCGYLESLYYIPTGMRASPGPEQPPARASPAAPEGSLLRM; encoded by the coding sequence ATGCGCTTGGCGTCGGCTGCCCCGGCTGGCGCTGGCCGGGTCCATGTGATCCGGGCTTGCTCTGAGCCGCCGCCGGCTGCAGCCGCCGGGACGGGAGGGAGCACAAGGTCGAGCCAGCGGCCCCGGCagagcggccccggccccgagcAGCGCTCCCCGGCCCCGGCCGAAGCCCCCGCGCTGCTCGCTGCCACCATGCCCCGCGGGAAGAGGGAGCCGGTGCTGCTGAACCCCGCCGAGCTGCCCGGCCCGCAGGGCGAGGGTCCCCGCGGAGCTGGGGACGGCCGGCGCTCCGccgaggaggaagaggaggaggacgGTCAcctcccggggctgccccgcgaCGACCTCACCAAGAGCATGTCGAgctcctccttgtcctcctaCCACTCCGCCCTGTGCTCGGACGGCACGGAGACCTTCAAGGACTGCCTGGAGTTCCCGGATGAGGAGGGATCGCCCGGCCGGGCTGCCCCGGCCCGCTGGGCTCCGGCGGGGGCCCCCGGCGCTCCCCCGCCGCCCGGCCCCCTCGCCCGCCCGCAGCGGGCTCAGCTGTCCAGCGCGGCTAAGAATAGCCCAGCGCCGGGCCAGGGGGGCAGGATGGGTCCCCTCGGCGGGGACCGGCAGCCCGTGCCGGCCGCCGGGGAGCCGGCCGTGCCCCGGCAGCCCGGGCCGATGCTCGCCGGGGCTCCCAGCGACTCGGACGAGGTGGACGGCGAGGTGCAGGCGCTGACGGCCAGGGCTTTCCGCAGCCTCTCGGGGCTCCCCGGAGCTCGCCTCGACATGTGCAGCTCCCacacctcctccagcctctccaaCTCGCTGTCCGAGGACGGCGGGCGGCCGCGGCGGTGGCCGGCGGGCGCCGGGGAGCCCCGGGTTGCGGGGACAGCTCTGCACGGCAGGGTGGGATGGCCCTTCCCCGCCGGCGTGGacggggagctgctgggcaagGAGCAGTTCGAGTGCGTGGACGTGGAGCTAGAGAACGGCGAGGCCAGGAAGGGCCACGGTAAGAAGAGGACGGTGCCCAAGCGCCAGATCCTgctgaagaggaaggagaggaaggagacgGGCTTTGGCCCGCGGGGGGACGGCCCAGCGCCCCAGCCCCCGGCCAGGAAGGAGCCCCCCAGCAAGGGCAGAGCCGTCGGAGAGGACTTCAGGTTCAACTACCAGCAGTTCATGAAGGCGGCGTCCCTGGAGGCCGGCACCGACAGGACCAGGGCGGCCTCGTGCCTGGTGAAAAACGTCCTGGCCAAGAAGATGCAGTACGAGCAGCGCATCAAGATGGAGCAGAAGGGGCTGCGGGGCAGCTCGACCTCCTCGGGGCCGTCCTCGGCCGGCACCGACCTGCTGGGGGATGCCCTGGAGGGCAAGTCCAGCTCGCTGTCCCGCTCGGACTGCAGCTTCTCGGCCGAGGACCTGCGGGGCGGCGGGATGGCCAGGGCGGCCGCGGGGAGCGCCGCCACCACCACCCATCCCACCAAGGGCGTGGTGCTCAGCGAGGCCACGAGGGAGACCGTCTGCAACCTGAGGAAGACGTTCAACGAGCTCAACCAGAGGATGAAGTaccaggaggtgctggagggcCGCTGGCTGCCCGCGGCCGCGGAGGAGCACACGTCGGAGAGGATCTGCTACCAGCGAGCCCGCGCCCTGTTCGAGGCCCAGCCCGGGGTGGGGAAGGTGCTGGATGTCGCCCCCCGGTTTGCGAGGGCGCCGAGGCCGTGGCCCAGCTTGAAGGAGCGAGCCATCGGCCCCATCCATTCCCAAAGCCTCCCCTTCAAGGCCGAGAGCCGGGCGctccccgccgccccgccgcgccgcccctTCGCCTCCTCCCGGGCTCATGAGGCGAGGCCGCAGCCGCCGAGCCGGCCGGAGAAGCCGCCGGCAGCGCCCCGCCGGCCGCCCAgccccggcaccgccccggcACCCCGGGGGTCCCCGCCCCCCGCTCCCCCCAAGCCgcaggagaagggcaagggGCGCGTCCCGCAGCCCCGCGACGTGCGCAAGCTGGTGAAGAGCAGCTACAGCCTCAAGTTCGGGACTGCCGGCGCCTCCCGCGGCACCGCGGCGAGCAGCGGGGAGCCGCCGCCAGCCGCCCCTCTGGTCATCCACTGCACCTCGGTGcgccgggagccgccgccggAGCCGCCGGGAGAGGAGGTGCCGGCGGCCCCCGGCCGAGAGCCGGCCCCGGCCTGTGCCGAGGGGCCCGCCAGGCCCCCGCACAGCTCCCCCATCAACATCACGAGGGTCCAGGCCACGCGGAGGGGAGCGGCCCCCCCGGAGGAGCCGCCGGCGTCGCCCCCGCGCCGGGAGCGCAGCGAGCTCCGGCTGCCCCCGCGGGCAGAGCGGGTCCCGCACGTGGAGACCCATCTGCACGTCCTGGTGGGGCGGCCGGGCCCGGAGAGCTGCCCGGCCCAGAGCAGCGCCCTGCTGCGGGCAGAGAAGACCGTTCTGCTGCCGCCGCCGAGCCCCGCCGAGGGGAAGGAGCTGCGCGGCCGTGGCAGCAGCGGAGCGCTCCCCGCTGCCGAGGGCCCGGAGCCGCCGGGGCAGCGACCTCGCAGCGGGGACAGCCGGGACCCCCGGGCCGGAGCCCcgggcggcagcagcgccgggGGAGAGCCCGGGGCCGGcaagcagcggcagcagcagcccggCAGCGGCCGGCGGCTCTCGGTGGGCAGCGGGGGCTCTGCCGGTggctccggccccgccgccccgctcCGAGCCGGGGACAGCGGCGAAGGCTCCCCTGGGCGGCTGCCGGAGCACAGGGAGGCCTGGGAGCACTCGCCGCTGTGGCCGGCGGCTCCAGAGCCCTacccgcctgctgccccggcagaGAACTCCAACTACTTGGCAATCCCCGAGAGAGCCCCCAAATCCACGCTGATGCCAAAGCTGCCCTCGGTCCCCAACCCAGGCAGTGCCTCCTTTGGGACCCCCTTTGTCCCCGTCCCGGCCAGCACCTCTTTTGGGGGTCACTCAGCCCCCAACCCAGCCAGTGCCTCTTTTGGGACCTCCATGGTCACCAACGTGACCAGCTCATCCTTTGGCTTCCCATcagcctccagcctggccagcacaTCATTTGGGGCCCCCTTGGTTTCCAACTCCAACAAGTCTTTTGGTGCCCCTCTGGTCCCCAATCCATCCAGTGCCTCATTTGGGAACCCCTTGGTCCCCAATCCATCCAGTGCATCCTTTGGGTCCCCACTGGTGCCCCATCCGTCCAGTGTATCCTTTGGGTCCCAGCTGGTGTCAAATGCATCCAATGTATCATTTGGGTCCCCAGTGGTCCCCAATCCATCCAGTGCCTCCTTTGGGAACCCCTTGATCCCAAATCCATCCAGTGCATCCTTTGGGTCTCCACTGGTCCCCAATCCATCCAGTGCATCCTTTGGGTCTCCACTGGTGCCCAATCCATCCAGTGCATCCTTTGGGAACCCCTTGATCCCCAACCCAGGCAGTTCATCCTTTGGGTCCCCCATGGTCAGCAATCCAGTCCCCACTTCCCTTGGGCATCCCTCAGTCTCCAACGTGGCCGGCTCTTTCTTTGGATCCCCttttgtccccagcccagccagcgCTCCGCTGGGTACCGGTGCCTATTCCCTTCCTGCTGGGGAAGTGCCCTGGAgcaagcccagccctgagcccccccTGCCCCGACCCCCCGAGGGCTCGGCTGCTgtggagcccccagcccagccccacctggaGGATGCTCCTCCTTTCCTCAGGAGGAGCGAGGGTCCCTCGCCGAGCGGGAGGAGCCGGCAGAGCCCCCCCAAGCCCTTCCCCGCCGCCGTGCCCGCCCAGCGGAGGATGCTCGTGGATCCCAGCAGCGGCAAGTGCTACTACATGGAGCCGCCGCGGCAGCCGCAGATGAAAACGCTCTACGACCCCGAGACCGGGCAGTACCTGGAGGTGCTGGTCCCGCCGGTGGCATCACACACCGGGCTCTACCAGGCACCTTTCAACCCGCTGGTCATGGCCCCGGGGGTCTACAGCCCACCCTACGCACCCTACGGCGGCTTCCCGGGGCTGCCGGCACCGGCGCCCGCCGCCCCCTCGCCGCCGCACCCCTCGCTGCCGCCGGCCGACAACCCCGGCACCCCCGGCTCCGCTGCCAAGGGCGAGGGCTCGTCCCCTGCCGGGGGTCCCGACTGCGGCTACCTGGAGAGCCTCTACTACATCCCCACGGGCATGCgggccagccccggccccgagCAGCCCCCGGCCCGCGCCAGCCCTGCCGCGCCCGAGGGCTCCCTGCTCCGCATGTGA
- the DNAJC18 gene encoding dnaJ homolog subfamily C member 18: MTYTAEQLDGVQRIKRCRDYYEILGVSRDAGEEELKRAYRRLALKFHPDKNRAPGATEAFKAIGNAFAVLSNPEKRLRYDELGSDHEHVSSGQARHYNYYTEFEADITPEEIFNVFFGGHFPTGNIHMFSNVARDAHYYPRRHRERAWTQEPEEEEHRPQNSYSAFIQLMPVFIIIIVSVITQLMATNPPYSLFYKSSIGHVVSRETENLQVPYYVDKNFEKNYQGAELQELEKTVEKDYIDYIQTSCWKEKQQKSDLSNLAKLYRDERLKQKAESLKLEHCEKLSSLIGMHKGG; encoded by the exons ATGACCTACACGGCCGAGCAGCTGGACGGGGTGCAGCG GATCAAGCGGTGCCGGGATTATTACGAGATCCTGGGCGTGAGCCGGGACGCCGGCGAGGAGGAGCTGAAGCGGGCGTACCGCAGGCTGGCCCTCAAGTTCCACCCCGACAAGAACCGCGCGCCCGGAGCCACCGAGGCCTTCAAAG CAATAGGCAATGCTTTTGCAGTCCTGAGCAACCCTGAGAAGCGGCTCCGCTACGATGAACTCGGGAGTGACCACGAGCACGTCAGCTCTGGCCAGGCCAGGCACTACAATTACTACACTGAGTTCGAAGCAGACATCACACCAGAAGAAATATTCAATGTGTTTTTTGGTGGGCACTTCCCTACAG GGAATATCCACATGTTCTCCAATGTAGCCAGAGATGCTCACTACTACCCACGGAGGCACCGGGAGCGGGCGTGGACACAGgagccagaggaggaggagcacagGCCACAG AATTCATACTCCGCATTTATCCAGTTGATGCCAGTTTTCATCATCATAATAGTGTCAGTTATAACCCAGCTGATGGCCACCAACCCACCCTACAGCTTATTCTACAAATC gtCCATAGGCCACGTTGTgagcagagaaacagagaacTTGCAGGTGCCTTACTATGTTGATAAAAACTTTGAAAAGAATTATCAAGGAGCAGAACTTCAAGAGCTTGAGAAAACAGTTGAGAAAGATTACATAGACTATATTCAgaccagctgctggaaggagaaACAGCAAA AGTCTGATTTGTCCAATTTGGCCAAGCTCTACAGAGATGAGCGGTTAAAACAGAAAGCAGAGTCCCTGAAACTTGAGCACTGTGAGAAGCTCTCCAGTCTGATTGGGATGCACAAAGGGGGCTGA
- the ECSCR gene encoding endothelial cell-specific chemotaxis regulator isoform X1, giving the protein MPLPSLRALLGLLLLLPGSTAPTNSSTPAGTGPSQPTAPSPEAKNHSPEPSVKSTPATKLSLTSVGQTPTAKPSPITTTTLTAITERDDKSSGNRSTAAPSPAPQGQDPMRNESTTTSAIQGASSSETGTSKLITPTPNSSGQLPSPTPTDEKSPLTVAAFGVISFVVILIVVVIILVSVVSLRFKCNHSKDSEDKQKPGTSMVSESCSADASQKGNSITLISMKNINTNNSMSYPPSEKVSLFSLAF; this is encoded by the exons GTTCCACAGCTCCCACAAACTCCTCCACCCCTGCTGGAACAG GTCCATCCCAACCAACAGCACCCAGCCCTGAAGCCAAGAACCACAGCCCAG AGCCATCAGTAAAATCAACACCAGCGACCAAACTGAGCCTCACCTCTGTGGGTCAAACTCCTACAGCCAAACCCTCCCCCATCACTACAACAACTCTGACAGCAATCACTGAGAGAG ATGATAAGTCCAGTGGAAACAGAAGCAcggcagctccttctccagcaCCTCAAG GTCAGGATCCCATGAGAAATGAGAGCACCACAACATCAGCGATTCAAGGTGCTTCCTCCTCAGAGACAG GCACCTCAAAACTCATCACCCCAACACCCAACTCCTCCGGCCAATTGCCCAGTCCCACCCCGACAGATGAGAAATCACCGCTGACAGTGGCAGCTTTTG GTGTCATCAGCTTTGTCGTTATCCTGATAGTGGTGGTCATCATCCTGGTCAGCGTGGTCAGCCTGAGGTTCAAGTGCAACCACTCCAAGGACTCTGAAG ACAAACAGAAACCAGGAACCTCCATGGTATCAGAGAG CTGCTCGGCAGATGCGAGCCAGAAGGGGAACAGCATCACTCTGATCTCCATGAAGAACATCAACACCAACAACAGCATGAGCTACCCCCCATCAGAAAAGGTTTCCCTCTTCAGCCTTGCTTTTTAG
- the MZB1 gene encoding marginal zone B- and B1-cell-specific protein has protein sequence MRAPLAAWLVLTLLGGTGAEDTCGDPPAVLSRSVPAPQLSPEERLSPHMPESLRCDACHAIAFQIEEQLRKAEGKVGKKALKESDYIEVLERSCSQDWESYGVLELDGQKRLSGPGLPSQQSLSVLVSGGPWPGRLSKLCLGYVGERGEAQIYSAHRRGPAALRQLLCHGDKGPCAGRKERPEPRKAPQNEL, from the exons ATGCGGGCGCCGCTGGCAGCGTGGCTGGTGCTGACCCTGCTGGGGGGGACAGGGGCCGAGGACACGTGCGGGGACCCCCCTGCAGTCCTGTCCCGCTCCGTCCCCGCGCCCCAGCTGAGCCCCGAGGAGCGGCTCTCGCCCCACATGCCCGAATCGCTGCGCTGTGACGCCTGCCACGCCATCGCCTTCCAG ATTGAGGAGCAACTGCGCAAGGCAGAAGGGAAGGTGGGCAAGAAGGCTCTGAAGGAGTCGGACTACATAGAGgtgctggagaggagctgctcGCAGGACTGGGAGAG TTACGGGGTGCTGGAGCTGGACGGGCAGAAGCGGCTgtcggggccggggctgccgagCCAGCAGTCCCTGAGCGTGCTGGTGTCGGGGGGACCGTGGCCGGGCAG GCTCTCCAAGCTGTGCCTCGGCTACGTGGGCGAGCGGGGCGAGGCGCAGATTTACAGCGCGCAccggcggggcccggccgcGCTGCGGCAGCTGCTGTGCCACGGCGACAAGGGACCGTGCGCCGGCCGCAAGGAGCGCCCGGAGCCCCGCAAGGCGCCGCAGAACGAGCTGTAG
- the ECSCR gene encoding endothelial cell-specific chemotaxis regulator isoform X2, with protein sequence MPLPSLRALLGLLLLLPGSTAPTNSSTPAGTGPSQPTAPSPEAKNHSPEPSVKSTPATKLSLTSVGQTPTAKPSPITTTTLTAITERDDKSSGNRSTAAPSPAPQGQDPMRNESTTTSAIQGASSSETGTSKLITPTPNSSGQLPSPTPTDEKSPLTVAAFGVISFVVILIVVVIILVSVVSLRFKCNHSKDSEDKQKPGTSMVSESCSADASQKGNSITLISMKNINTNNSMSYPPSEKVL encoded by the exons GTTCCACAGCTCCCACAAACTCCTCCACCCCTGCTGGAACAG GTCCATCCCAACCAACAGCACCCAGCCCTGAAGCCAAGAACCACAGCCCAG AGCCATCAGTAAAATCAACACCAGCGACCAAACTGAGCCTCACCTCTGTGGGTCAAACTCCTACAGCCAAACCCTCCCCCATCACTACAACAACTCTGACAGCAATCACTGAGAGAG ATGATAAGTCCAGTGGAAACAGAAGCAcggcagctccttctccagcaCCTCAAG GTCAGGATCCCATGAGAAATGAGAGCACCACAACATCAGCGATTCAAGGTGCTTCCTCCTCAGAGACAG GCACCTCAAAACTCATCACCCCAACACCCAACTCCTCCGGCCAATTGCCCAGTCCCACCCCGACAGATGAGAAATCACCGCTGACAGTGGCAGCTTTTG GTGTCATCAGCTTTGTCGTTATCCTGATAGTGGTGGTCATCATCCTGGTCAGCGTGGTCAGCCTGAGGTTCAAGTGCAACCACTCCAAGGACTCTGAAG ACAAACAGAAACCAGGAACCTCCATGGTATCAGAGAG CTGCTCGGCAGATGCGAGCCAGAAGGGGAACAGCATCACTCTGATCTCCATGAAGAACATCAACACCAACAACAGCATGAGCTACCCCCCATCAGAAAAG GTGCTATGA